A segment of the Candidatus Pelagisphaera phototrophica genome:
TCGCGATTTCTTCGAAGCGTTTCGACCAATTCGGTTCGATATTCTCACTATCAATAGGGTACCCACCAACGTGGTTCATCACAATCTTCAAATCTGGATACTTTTTCGCAATCGTCTCTACCTCGTAGAATCCAATATTAGCAGTGTGATTGTTCATGAGGAGATCCAGGGTGAGACCGAGGTCATTCGTGAGTTGAAGATCTTCCCAAATGGAGCCAGAGAAAAGTTTCCGATTGTTTGGCCTTCCTGAAATCCGGAATCCTAGATAGCGCGGGTCTTGAGCAAGCCGAATCAGCATTGGCCTAAATTCTGGCGTGCCAATATTAGGCATATTTCCAACTATGCCAACAAAGAGTTCCTCGTGTTTCTTGGTAATATCAAGGTTCCATTGATTGTCGGTTAGTCGATCACCCGCCTGCACCACGATCACCTTGCTGACGCCATTAATCTTGGCTACAGGGATAAAGTTTTCAGGCATTGACTCTTGGAAGAGAGTCGAGTCATCTTTCGATGGCCAGGGAATACCATCCTCGCGGTGAATGTCGAAAACGTGAACGTGCGTATCAACTACTTGTATACTGCTTTTTTTGAAAGAATTGCAGCCTATGCAGATTAATAGCACGGGAAGTATAGGCGTTAATAAAAAGATCTTTCGAAACATGACCCGACCCTAGTTTAATCTCGTGCAAACTGGCAAGGGCGAACGGTGTGTAAGATTATGACAAAGCACGCACCACAATAAGACCCGAGAAGTGTTTAGAGATCAAGAGCTCTAATTATTTCAAAGGATAGGAACTCTCTTTTTCCTCGAGCCGTTGAGAAATTTACCCAGCCAACGGTAACGCACTAAGTGCTCGTAGCTTAATAAAAGAAGTCCAGTGGAGACGATACAGATCGATCCGAACTTTAAAAAAGGAGAAACGGGCCAATCAGCGATGATAAACTGCATGCACATAACAAGCGGTAAATGCGAAAGGTATAGCCAGTAGGACGAATCCGAAAGGTAGCGAACCCAGGGAATAGGCCTGTCGAGCAGCTTTTTGAACAGACCAATGCATCCGAATATCGTTAACCAAGTATAGGACGTCGAAATAAGGAGACCGAGGCAGGCAATGAACTTTGGTTCCAAACCCGTTTCCACATTTTTAAATCCTAAGACAATACCTAGCGGAAACATGAGGAACAAGGCGGTAGGCAGGCACACTTTCCAACATTCCCTCACCAACTTATCGGAGGAATCCTGATAGTTTAGTGCCCCAAACGCGAAGAATATACCGTAGTACAATAGGATGTGAGGCATGGGAAGCAGACTGCTTGAAGTATCAGGACCAAATGAACCCGGGGTCACCATCAGTACTTGGGGGATAAGCGTCAAAGGGATCAAGCAGAGGCGGTATTTCTGCGAAAGTCGCTTCCAATTATGCAGTTGCTTGATCCTAAGTAGGCGTACTGCTAGAATAAATACGGCGAACAATACAATAAGCCAACAAAGGTACCAAATGAACCACATATGGCTGAACAGAGGAAGATTGAATAGTACGGTTCCTGTTAGGCCGCGATAACGTTCTATGAAAGTTTTGGTTACATTAGGAGCTTCGCCCAGCATAGCGGCGATTCGTATGCGGCCATCTAGTACCTCACTTTTCTTTATATTGACTTTGGCCCAATTGGCTAGTCTTTGCGTCGCCTTCCAATTGTATTGAGTGAGGTCTAGAGGGGTAATGCCATCATCCCGTCGGATGTGCGGCTCGGCACCATTTTCAATCAGCAGACGGGCAATCTCGCTTCGTCCGTATAGAGCAGCAAAATGCAATGGGCTGCTTTCGTCGTTGGCCTGCCCATCTACCTGAGCACCATTTTTCAGCAGATAACGAACAGCGTCACTTTGGCCTCTGGAAACAGCAAGGATCAATGGCGTAATCCCTGTCTTAGGTCTCTGTGCATCAATACTAACCCCATTGCTCAGAAGGTGTTCTAGTTGGTTGATATTACCTTTCGATGCTGCGTTCCAAATGGACGGTTTGACAGTGCGGGCCTTGTCGTTCGCAATCGATATTGCGATTACAAGCGGCGTGATCGTAAAGACGGCGAGTAGGCAAGGTAGAAGCAAGCGTTTGCAGCGGTGGATCAGAAGCGCTTTCAATCCCCTTTTATGCAAAAGCATCGCTGTAAAATAGCCACTTAGCAGAATGAAAAGAGGCATACGAAAGCCGTGGATCGCTGCTATGAAAAGTGCAAAAAAAACGCCTGATTGGTTAGGTTGGTTGTCAAAACTTAAGGGTAAATAGGGTATTGCTGCGTGCAGGCCGATACCAAGCAGCATGGCAAAACCTCGCAATGCGTCTAAATCGTGACGTCGAATAACGGGTTGGCCGGGAGGTTCCTGGCTGCTCAGACCTATATTCATTATTTTGACCAAACCTAGTAACCGGGACAGAAGATAACCGAGTGCTTTAAATATTTCCTCCTACGGGGCAGATTTACTGACCCCTTCTATTCCAGATCCGTTTATTAAAACAAAAAAAGCCTATAATCGAAAGTAGTACCGCGATACGCCTCTTCCTCAAGTTATTATACTCACCATGCAGCAGTAAAAGAATCGGTGCACAAAACAAAAGTATAGCACCAACTATCTCGCGACTACCAACAATTTCGGGGGCCAAAAAGTAAGCAAACCAAGCAAAAATTAGCGTGGCATACGCCCGCAAAAGAATGATTGTTCTCGCATATTTATTCCCAGTCCAAAGCAAATAGGCACAAATGCCTTCGACGACGGCAGTTACTAATGACGACAACAGTAAGCTGAAAATCGAGAAACCCAACAAGTAGAAAACCACTATCTGATAGTCTGAATGCTTCGGGGGGTCCTCCTCTCTAAAGCTCTTCGACATCGCTCAGCATCTGGGTTGAGGAAGTCTACACCGAATAGCAAGGAGGAAAATACGATACCTTCTTCCCAACCGATTTGGAGGCTTTTGCAGTAATCTCGCGAGGTGATTTACGGCTTTCAAAATCGTTAGTGCCAGAAGGAGCCTCAGGCACTATTTTCTCCCTAAGTCGGTCTGGAGTAGCTTCGCCGTTTCGTAATCAACATCGATCCTTTCAATTTGAGAATTTGCTTTTTCGAATCCCCTCCTCACAAGAATTGTATTCCTAGGTCGTACCTCGCTACCAGATGCGTGTGCATGAAAAACGTGATTAAAGGCTAGCTTTTACCCAATTTTTGAGATGACGGTTACGGAAACCATCCCCTACTCCCCCATCAGCTTGGGGTTGGCCTCGACCATCTCGCGGGCCATTTTCTGTGCTTCGGCGATTTGATCGGAAGTCATTTCTTCGGCAACTATGTCTCTGTTTTTAGGACCATCTTCGTACCCATTGGCTGCGGCAATATTGTACCACATGTGAGATCTGACGTAGTCCTGAAGGACGCCTTGGCCTTTAGCGTAGGAAAAGCCAAGGTTGTTTTGTGCGCTGGCAATACCTTGCTCCGCGGCTTTTGTGTACCACCTTACCGCTTCTTTTGAATCTTGAGGGACGCCTTCGCCTTTGGCGTACATCATGCCAAGCCTATGCTGAGCGAAGTCATGGCCTTGCTCGGCCCACTCTTTAATCTCTTCAAACGTTTCAGCCCAACCCGAGGACGAAACCGAGCACACGACAAAAGCCTACGCCCTCTGCAGCAAAATCGATTTCGCATCCAAATACTTGAGACACGACATCGGTTTCAAAGAGCTCAACCGCGGCCAGTAAGTTCGCAACGGACAAACAAAAGCATTTCAAACAAAGTGCCTACTCAACCGAGTCGGCGTTTTTGATTATAAAAAGGATAGGAGCAAAAAAAGGAGCCACTCGAAGAGTCACTCCATAAATCAATTACAAAAAATTGTAAGCTACTTAGCGAATCGGCGACGCATGCCGGCGAGACCGAGGAAGCCCAGTCCGAAGAGAGCTAACGTGCTGCCGGTGTCTGGGACACCTCTAGCAAATGTAATATCATCCACCCCCCAGTGGCCACTAGATGTGATTAGCGAGAAACTAGAGAAACCTGATGTTTCAATTGCTCCGAAAAACGAATGGGTATCATTTAAACCAAAAGAACCTACACTAGATCCATCAAATAGGACTGATATTGAGGGGGCAGTACTATTTTGGGTCCTAAACCAGCCACCAACTCCATAAAGTGTACCAATGCTATTCGTACCGAACAGCTGATCAGGGTCCCCGAAGTCATCGTAGGCTGCGAGCGGGGATCTTCCCGATGCCCAAAGAGTGTTGACTTTCACGTTACCAGAAGCAGTCCACGTGATCCCTTGACTTGAAGTGCTAGCAACACCCGAAGTTGAAAACCCACTTTCAAAATCTTCGGTAACTGATGTATAGGATGAGATCGCTTCCTAGTCAGATTCGTCGGAGAATCAAATTTGAAGCCTATGACGGGGGCCCTTGGGCCGTTTGTTAGATGGTTCCCGTTACTCCCCTAGCCTTAAAGTCCCAACGTCCTCAATAAGGCCGCTGTTGTAGACCCAATTGGTCCAACCAGTGGCGGTCGGACTCTCCGTTATACTTGCTGCATTGCTTGATGATACCAGAATGGTCAAAAATCCAACTAAAGTTAAGCGACGGAACATGAAAAAAAGCCTACTAGGCGCCGAATATAGTGCTATACATTTCGCCGTGCTAGAACCTGATCGTACTGTCAGGGTTTCTTGCATAATCTCCAAAACTGCCATTCATTGATTTGTGGTTTTCGCATTCAAAGCTCTCCTTGTTCTTTCATTTTCATTGTTAGTCGGCTGCTCAAAAAGCTCAACGGAGCCGAAGTTGGACGAGCCAATACTCAAGCCCATTGAAGCCTTGGACTTCTCCCATGACGAGGAGCAAGACGATGGCGAGTGGGATGGTTTGGAGAAAGTCTATGCAAAGCTCACTACTCAATGGTACGTAGATACGAACGATCCTAAATGGGGTTGGAATTTTGAACGCCCGGGATACGACCTGCGTGAACGGGAAGCGTTTCTGGACGGTGCCTGCTCTTTGCGGCAAGTTGTGAAGTCGAAATTACAACATAATCTATGTAGTTGAGACTGAAGAACTACTTGCAATTAGAGATTCATTTCGAGAGCTTTAGATGGGCAAAAATGCAGTTAAATACATGAATAAAACCAAAAAGAATTTTCAAAGTCGGCGGCAATTCCTGAGAAAAGCAGGCTCTTACTTGACTCTAGCTGGGTCAACCTTAGCCAGCCCACTACCAGCCCTTGCGCAGAGAGCCAATCTCAAGGTCCGCTCAGTGGAAGCGTATCCTATCTATATTAATAAACGTTCAGAGGGACTATACGATTCCCCATCTTTTTCCGGCGAGGAGGACCCAGCTCGTTGGAGATTTGGTGGTCCTTTTCAGCAATTGCCCTCTGCGATAATAACCATCGTAAAAACAAATGAAGGTATAACTGGTTTTGGAATGGGGGCCGGGGGAAGTGCGGCCGTCGAAATTATTGATGGTCATCTTAAGCACTTTCTACTCGATACAAATCCATTGAACGTTGAGCGACTTTGGGATCAGATGTATACTTCTAGTGTTTTTTACGGGCGTCGCGGCATTTTTGCAATGGCACTCAGTTCAGTTGACAATGCTCTGTGGGATATCGCCGGCAAATACTTAGATAAGCCAGTGCATGAACTTTTGGGTGGCTCGGAGCGAGATCGTATCGAAATTTATCAAACCAACGGCGATTTTTTAGAAGCACAGCGTAGTGGGGTGAAGAATTTCAAAAGGACAACCTACGGCGGGCCTAGAACCCCCAAAAACGTTTTAGACCAGTTCGTTATGTCCGTTTTGGAAGCTCGAGACCAACTTGGCCCGGATGTGAGAC
Coding sequences within it:
- a CDS encoding VPDSG-CTERM sorting domain-containing protein, whose product is MKVNTLWASGRSPLAAYDDFGDPDQLFGTNSIGTLYGVGGWFRTQNSTAPSISVLFDGSSVGSFGLNDTHSFFGAIETSGFSSFSLITSSGHWGVDDITFARGVPDTGSTLALFGLGFLGLAGMRRRFAK
- a CDS encoding tetratricopeptide repeat protein → MCSVSSSGWAETFEEIKEWAEQGHDFAQHRLGMMYAKGEGVPQDSKEAVRWYTKAAEQGIASAQNNLGFSYAKGQGVLQDYVRSHMWYNIAAANGYEDGPKNRDIVAEEMTSDQIAEAQKMAREMVEANPKLMGE
- a CDS encoding acyltransferase family protein: MNIGLSSQEPPGQPVIRRHDLDALRGFAMLLGIGLHAAIPYLPLSFDNQPNQSGVFFALFIAAIHGFRMPLFILLSGYFTAMLLHKRGLKALLIHRCKRLLLPCLLAVFTITPLVIAISIANDKARTVKPSIWNAASKGNINQLEHLLSNGVSIDAQRPKTGITPLILAVSRGQSDAVRYLLKNGAQVDGQANDESSPLHFAALYGRSEIARLLIENGAEPHIRRDDGITPLDLTQYNWKATQRLANWAKVNIKKSEVLDGRIRIAAMLGEAPNVTKTFIERYRGLTGTVLFNLPLFSHMWFIWYLCWLIVLFAVFILAVRLLRIKQLHNWKRLSQKYRLCLIPLTLIPQVLMVTPGSFGPDTSSSLLPMPHILLYYGIFFAFGALNYQDSSDKLVRECWKVCLPTALFLMFPLGIVLGFKNVETGLEPKFIACLGLLISTSYTWLTIFGCIGLFKKLLDRPIPWVRYLSDSSYWLYLSHLPLVMCMQFIIADWPVSPFLKFGSICIVSTGLLLLSYEHLVRYRWLGKFLNGSRKKRVPIL
- a CDS encoding amidohydrolase family protein, producing MFRKIFLLTPILPVLLICIGCNSFKKSSIQVVDTHVHVFDIHREDGIPWPSKDDSTLFQESMPENFIPVAKINGVSKVIVVQAGDRLTDNQWNLDITKKHEELFVGIVGNMPNIGTPEFRPMLIRLAQDPRYLGFRISGRPNNRKLFSGSIWEDLQLTNDLGLTLDLLMNNHTANIGFYEVETIAKKYPDLKIVMNHVGGYPIDSENIEPNWSKRFEEIARNENVFCKVSALLERSVIRPYSFEPTDYRSVLDFLLEIFGEDRLIYGSDWPVTKRSGEYAKHKALVTHYFTRKGQETLKKVMYENALKVYGLN